In Sardina pilchardus chromosome 8, fSarPil1.1, whole genome shotgun sequence, a genomic segment contains:
- the LOC134088633 gene encoding tumor necrosis factor-like produces the protein MSMGRRVDMEFAFDRPAPSRSANCTVCISFTASVVISTFACTMVVLHLFGIQPTVSPTKEPTVDQYHGKLTQNIESKPRSKPHAHLVADSGSKNNNGILDWKNISKDDLNMEYNVSERSLVIPENGFYIIYLTISYRALDKFNCKKGDPVFLQHSITQMSERYNTRQIINSFETVTCGDQWLKTTHNMARILLHKDDRLQVKVSHYDLVDIYGQYRTKTFWGVYLDLN, from the exons ATGTCAATGGGAAGACGAGTCGATATGGAGTTCGCCTTTGACAGACCGGCGCCGAGTCGAAGTGCAAATTGTACAGTGTGCATCTCCTTCACTGCATCTGTGGTCATTTCTACATTTGCGTGCACCATGGTGGTCCTTCACCTCTTTGGTATACAGCCAACG GTATCTCCTACAAAAGAACCAACag TCGACCAGTACCATGGGAAGCTGACACAAAACATTGAAAGCAAGCCTAGGTCCAAACCTCATGCTCACCTAGTCGCAG ATTCCGGATCAAAAAACAACAACGGAATCCTTGATTGGAAGAATATCTCCAAAGACGACCTCAACATGGAGTACAACGTCAGCGAACGGAGTCTGGTCATCCCTGAAAATGGCTTTTACATCATCTACCTGACGATATCCTACCGTGCGCTGGACAAATTTAATTGCAAGAAGGGGGACCCCGTGTTCCTGCAACACTCCATAACCCAAATGAGTGAGAGGTACAACACGAGGCAAATTATCAACTCCTTCGAGACTGTGACATGTGGTGACCAATGGCTtaaaaccacacacaacatggccAGGATACTTTTACACAAGGACGATAGACTCCAGGTGAAAGTGAGCCATTACGACCTGGTTGATATTTATGGTCAATATCGGACAAAAACATTCTGGGGAGTGTACCTTGACCTCAATTAA